One Mesotoga sp. UBA6090 DNA segment encodes these proteins:
- a CDS encoding OsmC family protein, with amino-acid sequence MPDANFRVRAVSESRARVAVKARNFTMIVDEPPNLGGDDKGASPVEYVLAALAGCLNVVGHLVADEMGFKIKRLEIDVYGPLNPARLFGKSYEDRAGFKEITAEMKVETDADEETLKKWVEAVEDRCPVTDNLVNPTPVKVLASSL; translated from the coding sequence ATGCCAGATGCGAATTTCAGAGTAAGAGCAGTTTCGGAAAGTCGGGCGAGAGTTGCCGTAAAAGCAAGAAATTTCACTATGATCGTTGATGAGCCACCTAATCTCGGTGGTGACGATAAGGGTGCCAGTCCAGTTGAATACGTTCTCGCCGCACTTGCCGGTTGTCTGAATGTAGTAGGACATCTCGTTGCAGATGAGATGGGTTTCAAGATAAAAAGATTGGAAATAGACGTCTATGGTCCGCTGAATCCGGCCAGATTGTTTGGTAAATCATATGAAGACAGAGCGGGTTTCAAGGAGATAACCGCAGAGATGAAAGTTGAGACCGATGCAGATGAAGAGACACTCAAGAAATGGGTCGAGGCTGTGGAAGATCGTTGCCCAGTCACTGATAACCTGGTAAACCCAACGCCTGTTAAAGTTCTGGCATCCAGTCTGTAG